GAGCTCGATTTTTCCTGACTTGCTCCGGCAAATATTACGGAGAAAAAGAGCTATCTCCGGAGTATGTAAGGAGTAAGGTCCTGGAATCAGACCGCATAAAGAGCCAACTGCTGCCCCCAAAGGAGGACTCCCAGCTGTCCATGTTCACCCCCGGCAGCTTTCGACTGGAAGCTCCGGATTCTCTTCATCCCAATACCCCACAAAGGAGGCTGAAAACAGATGGTGGATTACTTATATGACGGCAGCTTTGAAGGATTTCTAACCTGCATATACTGGCACTACTACGGTGAAAAGGCCTCCGGCATCTATCCAGCTGCTCAATATCAGCCTAGCCTATTCTACGGCTTTACAGAGGTTCAAACAGAGGCAGAAAAAGCTACCCGGGTCTATGAGGCCATTGAAAAAAAGATTTCCGCTTACGACCTCCAGCGCATTTATCGGGTTTTTCTCTCCTCTGTAGAAAATCGGGAGCTGCTGCTCTTAAACTATATTCGCTTAGGCTTTAAGGAAGGCTCCAAAACCAGCCTTCTTCACGGCAATCCTTACGTCTTTCCCGTGGCGCAAGCGGAAAAGAAAATAGGCGCCGAAGTCCACCGACTTTATGGACTGCTGCGCTTCTCTGTGCTGGAAGGAGATATCCTCTATGCAGTTGTAGAACCGGATCATGACATCTTGGAGTTTATGGCAGAACACTTTTCTGACCGCTATAAACACGATCCGTTTATCCTACATGATAAACGCCGGGGTAAAGCTCTGGTGGCCCAAGGTGGCGAGTGGTATATCACAGCCTTTACCGAGGCCAATTTACCCCAATTTTCCGCTCAGGAGCAGGAATACCGAGCCCTATGGAAAAAATACTTTCAGACCATTGCCATCCAGGAGCGAACCAATCCCACCTGCCAGAAAAACTTTATGCCGGTGCGTTATTGGAAGCACCTAACAGAAATATAAAAAGGCTTCCCATATGATTTATATCGGAAGCCTTCGTTTTATTTTTTAGAGGGTTTTTATAGGCAAAGCTACACTAATTCACGCTC
The genomic region above belongs to Aminipila butyrica and contains:
- a CDS encoding TIGR03915 family putative DNA repair protein, which translates into the protein MVDYLYDGSFEGFLTCIYWHYYGEKASGIYPAAQYQPSLFYGFTEVQTEAEKATRVYEAIEKKISAYDLQRIYRVFLSSVENRELLLLNYIRLGFKEGSKTSLLHGNPYVFPVAQAEKKIGAEVHRLYGLLRFSVLEGDILYAVVEPDHDILEFMAEHFSDRYKHDPFILHDKRRGKALVAQGGEWYITAFTEANLPQFSAQEQEYRALWKKYFQTIAIQERTNPTCQKNFMPVRYWKHLTEI